A window from Culex pipiens pallens isolate TS chromosome 3, TS_CPP_V2, whole genome shotgun sequence encodes these proteins:
- the LOC120414334 gene encoding DNA polymerase alpha catalytic subunit, translating to MSESPGSDQRSKRRKIDKHGRFAALERLRAAKATGVKNTYEVGEIQNVYDEVDESEYARIMNERAREDFVDDDDGSGYGYVENGREVFDEDEEAEIEGGRGKQDVKGGKKGSKKRAREEPAAPAVGRKSLKNYFNKERESKVKIADDDILADILGEIKSESTASGSGAATSTSERREIRPMKMVVPARAKPVDKDEEMRKYMENFSKNIKKPERVEERDSDEEMLDRVLKQSSVDNPRAKVAAATATVVAKVKEEPPAVVMAEVKQEISEADLSHLENDFLDDDFDLPAEPETQPTQKVPMSQVGQQQQVTEKLLSGWDNICLAELEEEMPVPDAMDTSISEESTETMRFWFWDAWTDPAKCQGEIYIFGKVATKKPGEFQSVCVHVLNVDRCMQLLPREKELETDEPVTMLSVYNEFRDDISTRLKVTNYKTKKVRKNFAYTSGMAELEVPAESDYLEVRYSAKLPAPTLDRKYRTIAHIFGTNTNIVEQFLLERKVKGPCWMEIKNFKKNPAPSSYCKQEFTVPDIGSISVVTQAATTAPPPPLVICAINVRSILNKGNNEIAMISMLTHDRFPLNRAAPNPPFTKAFCGVARPSGTSWPYDFNPAEKKRTKVTKCENERTLLNWFLSMYGNIDPDLVVTHDAYDFQLDLICQRLMAMKIPQWARVSRLKMKTPSTRRVDDFFVGRLICDVKTSAEELIKSRSYDLNTLCAEVLKVQDGERKDVLLEDIPAMFEKSAELGQLIDLTMQDNFYTMRLLCEMNVLPLALQITQIAGNLMNRTLHGGRAERNEFLLLHAFNEKDYILPDKVQTKMGATQEAGEPAERRKPKSKAAYSGGLVLDPIKGFYDKFILLMDFNSLYPSIIQEYNICFTTVPPPPPGEETPTILQTEEMGILPRQVRKLVESRRAVKQLMKAPGLEPEQMMQYNIRQMALKLTANSLYGCLGYTRSRFYAQHMAALITQKGREILMNTKSIVEKMDYQVIYGDTDSIMINTNIVDYDQVFKIGASIKQFVNRTYKCLELDVDGIYKYLLLLKKKKYAAVSITKSGNEFKCTQELKGLDIVRRDWSKLAVIAGNFVLAEILSDKPMDERIENIHAKLEKLKTDLLTGATYPSLLDITKQLTRALNEYSDSSQLPHVTVAMRMNKTRNRNFKRGDMVGYIICDDGTSSPAMKRAYHIDELKDPANKDKLKPDVDYYLAQQVFPVVFRICEPLEGTDACRLALALGLDPKKFQALGATSRDGYDRDHAEGEAVQKTIAQKYRMCHRFEFKCVACGSNNPVAAGFRKDGGKQRSVFERCANEKCEVRPLHYLPAIKNQLTLAIRGDIKRFYERWMVCDNPICGVNTRLSSQVATKNNPNCLNCLKGLLVQQYSETDLYLQLNYYNYIFDLSHYSSKFTRTLPLDIREAHDKLREMVRQFLVKSKYATVRMSTLYMNYAINDATGQKVNAVKAFAEVAATKVGGGGEVKVKREGKMGAPAASKKRHFPFGKFLNRK from the exons ATGAGCGAATCCCCCG GTTCGGACCAGCGCAGCAAGCGGCGCAAGATCGACAAACATGGTCGGTTCGCGGCGCTGGAGCGCCTGCGGGCGGCAAAGGCCACCGGCGTCAAGAATACCTATGAGGTTGGGGAGATCCAAAATGTGTACGACGAGGTCGATGAAAGCGAGTACGCCCGGATCATGAACGAGCGGGCGCGGGAGGATTTCGTGGACGATGACGATGGGAGCGGGTACGGGTACGTGGAGAACGGCCGCGAGGTGTTTGACGAGGACGAGGAGGCAGAGATTGAGGGGGGAAGGGGGAAGCAGGATGTTAAGGGTGGGAAGAAGGGGAGTAAGAAGAGGGCGCGGGAGGAGCCGGCTGCGCCGGCGGTTGGCCGGAAGTCGTTGAAGAACTACTTTAACAAGGAGCGCGAGTCGAAGGTGAAGATTGCGGACGACGATATTCTGGCGGATATTTTGGGCGAGATCAAGTCGGAGTCGACGGCGTCGGGGAGTGGCGCGGCGACGTCGACGTCGGAGAGGCGGGAGATTCGGCCGATGAAGATGGTGGTGCCGGCGCGGGCGAAGCCCGTGGACAAGGACGAGGAGATGCGCAAGTACATGGAGAACTTTAGCAAGAACATTAAGAAGCCGGAGCGCGTTGAGGAGCGGGACAGCGACGAAGAGATGCTGGATCGCGTGCTGAAGCAGAGTTCCGTTGATAATCCGAGGGCGAAGGTGGCGGCGGCGACTGCGACGGTAGTCGCGAAGGTCAAGGAGGAACCACCTGCGGTGGTGATGGCGGAGGTCAAGCAGGAGATTTCCGAGGCGGATTTGTCCCATCTGGAGAATGACTTTTTGGACGACGATTTTGACCTGCCGGCGGAGCCGGAAACGCAGCCAACGCAAAAGGTTCCGATGAGTCAGGttgggcagcagcagcaggtgacGGAGAAGCTGCTCAGCGGGTGGGACAACATCTGTCTGGCGGAGCTGGAGGAGGAGATGCCGGTTCCGGACGCGATGGACACGAGCATCTCGGAGGAGAGCACGGAGACGATGCGGTTCTGGTTCTGGGACGCGTGGACCGATCCGGCCAAGTGCCAGGGCGAGATTTACATCTTTGGCAAGGTGGCCACGAAGAAGCCGGGCGAGTTTCAGTCGGTTTGCGTGCACGTGCTGAACGTGGACCGGTGCATGCAGCTGTTGCCGCGGGAGAAGGAGCTGGAGACGGACGAACCGGTCACGATGCTGAGCGTGTACAATGAGTTCCGGGACGACATCAGCACCAGGTTGAAGGTGACGAATTACAAAACGAAGAAGGTGCGGAAGAACTTTGCCTACACGAGTGGAATGGCCGAGTTGGAAGTTCCGGCGGAGAGTGACTATTTGGAGGTGCGCTACAGCGCGAAGCTTCCGGCGCCGACTCTGGACCGGAAGTACCGCACGATCGCGCACATCTTCGGCACCAACACGAACATCGTGGAGCAGTTCCTGCTCGAGCGGAAGGTCAAAGGCCCGTGCTGGATGGAGATTAAAAACTTCAAGAAGAATCCGGCCCCGTCCAGTTACTGTAAGCAGGAGTTCACCGTTCCGGACATCGGCAGCATCAGCGTGGTCACGCAGGCCGCGACCACCGCACCTCCTCCACCTCTCGTAATCTGCGCCATCAACGTGCGCAGCATCCTGAACAAGGGAAACAACGAAATCGCCATGATTTCGATGCTGACCCACGATCGATTCCCGCTGAACCGCGCCGCCCCGAATCCCCCATTTACGAAGGCCTTTTGCGGCGTTGCGCGCCCTTCCGGCACCAGTTGGCCGTACGATTTCAACCCGGCCGAGAAGAAGCGCACCAAGGTGACCAAGTGCGAAAACGAGCGCACGCTGCTGAACTGGTTCCTGTCCATGTACGGGAACATCGATCCGGATCTGGTCGTTACGCACGACGCGTACGACTTCCAGCTGGACCTGATCTGCCAGCGGTTGATGGCGATGAAGATTCCGCAGTGGGCGCGGGTCAGCCGGCTGAAGATGAAGACGCCGTCGACGAGGCGCGTTGATGACTTCTTCGTTGGGCGGTTGATCTGCGACGTGAAGACCTCGGCCGAGGAGTTGATCAAGTCGCGCAGTTACGATCTGAACACGCTCTGCGCGGAGGTGTTGAAGGTTCAGGACGGCGAGCGGAAGGACGTGCTGCTGGAGGACATTCCGGCGATGTTTGAAAAGTCCGCCGAACTCGGCCAGTTGATCGACCTCACGATGCAGGACAATTTCTACACGATGCGGCTGTTGTGCGAGATGAACGTGCTTCCGTTGGCGCTGCAGATCACGCAGATTGCCGGAAACCTGATGAACCGGACGCTGCACGGAGGTCGCGCCGAGCGGAACGAGTTCCTGCTGCTGCACGCGTTCAACGAGAAGGACTACATCCTGCCGGACAAGGTGCAGACCAAGATGGGCGCCACGCAGGAGGCCGGCGAACCGGCGGAACGTCGCAAGCCCAAGAGCAAGGCCGCCTACTCCGGAGGTCTCGTCCTCGATCCGATCAAGGGCTTCTACGACAAGTTCATCCTGTTGATGGACTTCAACTCGCTGTACCCGAGCATCATCCAGGAGTACAATATCTGCTTCACGACGGTTCCACCGCCGCCCCCAGGCGAAGAAACCCCGACCATCCTCCAGACCGAAGAAATGGGCATTCTCCCTAGGCAGGTTCGCAAGCTGGTCGAAAGTCGCCGAGCCGTCAAGCAACTCATGAAGGCACCCGGCCTCGAACCCGAACAGATGATGCAGTACAACATCCGCCAGATGGCCCTCAAACTAACCGCCAACTCCCTTTACGGTTGCCTCGGCTACACCCGGTCCCGCTTCTACGCCCAGCACATGGCCGCACTCATCACCCAAAAAGGTCGCGAAATCCTCATGAACACCAAGAGCATCGTCGAGAAGATGGACTACCAAGTCATCTACGGCGACACGGACAGCATCATGATCAACACCAACATCGTCGACTACGACCAGGTCTTCAAAATCGGCGCCAGCATCAAACAGTTCGTCAACCGAACCTACAAGTGCCTCGAACTCGACGTCGACGGCATCTACAAGTACCTCCTCCTcctgaaaaagaaaaaatacgCCGCCGTCTCCATCACCAAATCCGGAAACGAGTTCAAATGCACCCAAGAACTCAAAGGTCTCGACATCGTCCGTCGCGACTGGTCCAAACTGGCCGTCATCGCCGGCAACTTTGTCCTCGCCGAAATCCTCTCCGACAAACCCATGGACGAACGCATCGAAAACATCCACGCCAAACTCGAAAAGCTCAAAACCGACCTCCTCACCGGCGCAACCTACCCCTCCCTCCTCGACATCACCAAACAGCTAACCCGCGCCCTCAACGAGTACTCCGACTCCTCCCAGCTTCCCCACGTCACCGTCGCCATGCGCATGAACAAAACCCGCAACCGCAACTTCAAACGCGGCGACATGGTCGGCTACATCATCTGCGACGACGGAACGTCCTCCCCGGCCATGAAGCGCGCCTACCACATCGACGAACTCAAAGACCCCGCCAACAAGGACAAACTCAAACCGGACGTCGACTACTACCTCGCCCAGCAGGTCTTCCCCGTCGTGTTCCGCATCTGCGAACCCCTCGAGGGAACCGACGCCTGCCGACTCGCGCTCGCCCTCGGCCTCGACCCCAAAAAGTTCCAAGCCCTGGGCGCAACCTCCCGCGACGGTTACGATCGCGATCACGCCGAGGGCGAAGCCGTCCAGAAAACGATCGCGCAAAAGTACCGGATGTGTCACCGGTTCGAGTTCAAGTGTGTCGCCTGCGGCAGCAACAACCCCGTGGCGGCTGGATTCCGCAAGGACGGGGGCAAGCAGCGGAGCGTGTTTGAGCGGTGCGCGAACGAAAAGTGTGAGGTGCGGCCGCTGCACTACCTGCCGGCGATCAAGAATCAGCTCACGCTGGCaatccggggggacattaagcGGTTCTACGAGCGGTGGATGGTTTGTGACAATCCGATTTGTGGCGTCAACACGAGGCTGTCGTCGCAG GTCGCCACCAAGAACAACCCAAACTGTCTGAACTGCCTCAAGGGGCTGCTCGTCCAACAGTACTCGGAGACCGATCTGTACCTGCAGCTGAACTATTACAACTACATCTTTGACCTGAGCCACTACAGCAGCAAAT TCACCCGCACGCTCCCCCTGGACATCCGCGAGGCGCACGACAAGCTGCGGGAAATGGTCCGCCAGTTCCTGGTCAAGTCCAAGTACGCCACCGTCCGGATGTCCACGCTGTACATGAACTACGCGATCAACGATGCCACCGGCCAGAAGGTGAACGCCGTGAAGGCATTCGCGGAAGTGGCCGCCACCAAGGtcggaggaggaggagaggtCAAGGTGAAGAGGGAAGGTAAAATGGGAGCGCCGGCGGCGTCCAAGAAGAGGCACTTTCCCTTTGGGAAGTTTCTGAATCGCAAGTAG